From Pongo pygmaeus isolate AG05252 chromosome 1, NHGRI_mPonPyg2-v2.0_pri, whole genome shotgun sequence, one genomic window encodes:
- the LOC129033165 gene encoding olfactory receptor 2T12, which yields MLVDIETLPLWRVGCQKEERRLLSGTLMVQNSDLCVFSREIMEMRNTTPDFILLGLFNHTRAHQVLFRMLLATVLTSLFGNALMILLIHRDWRLHTPMYFLLSQLSLMDMMLVSTTVPKMAADYLTGNKAISRAGCGVQIFFLLTLGGGECFLLAAMAYDRYVAVCHPLRYPTLMSWQLCLRMTMLSWLLGAADGLLQAVATLSFPYCGAHEIDHFFCEAPVLVRLACADTSVFENAMYICCVLMLLVPLSLILSSYGLILAAVLHMRSTEAHKKAFATCSSHVAVVGLFYGAAIFTYMRPKSHRSTNHDKVVSAFYTMFTPLLNPLIYSVRNSEVKEALKRQLGTCVNLKHQQNEAHRSR from the exons ATG CTTGTGGACATAGAGACACTGCCTTTGTGGAGGGTAGGATGccagaaagaagagaggagattGTTGAGTGGAACTCTAATGGTCCAGAACAGTGACCTGTGTGTGTTTTCAA GGGAAATTATGGAGATGAGAAATACTACCCCAGACTTTATTCTCCTAGGACTCTTTAACCACACCAGAGCCCACCAAGTCCTCTTCAGGATGCTTCTGGCCACCGTTTTGACCTCCCTGTTTGGCAATGCCCTCATGATTCTCCTGATTCACCGGGACTGGAGGCTCCACACGCCCATGTACTTCCTCCTGAGCCAACTCTCCCTCATGGACATGATGCTGGTTTCCACCACTGTGCCCAAAATGGCGGCTGATTACTTGACCGGAAATAAGGCCATCTCGCGCGCTGGCTGTGGTGTGCAGATCTTCTTCCTCCTCACACTGGGTGGTGGAGAGTGCTTCCTCTTAGCAGCCATGGCCTATGACCGCTATGTGGCTGTCTGCCACCCACTCCGATATCCCACTCTCATGAGCTGGCAGCTGTGCCTGAGGATGACCATGTTGTCTTGGCTCCTGGGTGCAGCTGACGGGCTCCTGCAGGCTGTTGCTACCCTGAGCTTCCCATATTGCGGTGCACACGAGATCGATCACTTCTTCTGCGAGGCCCCCGTGCTGGTGCGTTTGGCTTGTGCTGACACTTCAGTCTTCGAAAATGCCATGTACATCTGCTGTGTGTTAATGCTCCTGGTCCCCTTGTCTCTCATCCTGTCCTCCTATGGTCTCATCCTCGCTGCTGTTCTCCACATGCGCTCTACAGAAGCCCACAAGAAGGCCTTTGCCACCTGCTCTTCACATGTGGCTGTGGTGGGACTCTTTTATGGAGCTGCCATTTTTACCTATATGAGACCCAAATCCCATAGGTCCACTAACCACGATAAGGTTGTGTCAGCCTTCTATACCATGTTCACCCCTTTACTAAACCCCCTCATCTACAGTGTGAGGAACAGTGAGGTCAAGGAAGCCCTGAAACGGCAGCTGGGGACATGTGTAAACCTGAAACACCAGCAAAATGAGGCCCATAGGTCAAGATGA
- the LOC129033210 gene encoding olfactory receptor 2L3-like: MENYNQTSADFILLGLFPPSRIGLFLFILIVFIFLMALIGNLSMILLIFLDIHLHTPMYFLLSQLSFIDLNYIPTIVPKMASDFLYGNKSISFIGCGIQSFFFTTLAVVEALLLTSMAYDRYIAICFPLHYLIRMSKRECVLMITGSWIIGSINTCAHTVYILHIPYCRSRVINHFFCDVPAMVTLACMDTWVYEGTVFLSTTIFLVFPFIGISCSYGWVLLAAYCMKSAEGRKKAYLTCSTHLTVVTFFYAPSIYTYLRPRSLRSPTEDKVLAVFYTILTPVLNCMIYSLRNKEVMGALIRVSQRICSGKM, translated from the coding sequence ATGGAAAATTACAATCAAACATCAGCTGATTTCATCTTATTGGGGTTGTTCCCACCATCAAGAATTGGGCTTTTCCTCttcattctcattgttttcattttcctaatggctTTAATTGGAAACCTATCCATGATTCTTCTCATCTTCTTGGACATCCATCTCCACACGCCCATGTATTTCCTACTTAGTCAGCTCTCCTTCATTGACCTAAATTACATCCCCACCATTGTTCCTAAGATGGCTTCTGATTTTCTGTATGGAAACAAGTCTATCTCCTTCATTGGGTGTGGGATTCAGAGTTTCTTCTTCACAACTTTAGCTGTTGTAGAAGCGCTACTCCTGACATCAATGGCCTATGATCGTTACATTGCTATTTGCTTTCCTCTTCACTATCTCATTCGCATGAGCAAAAGAGAGTGTGTGCTGATGATAACAGGGTCTTGGATCATAGGCTCTATCAATACTTGTGCTCACACTGTATATATACTCCATATCCCTTATTGCCGATCCAGGGTCATCAATCATTTCTTCTGTGATGTCCCAGCCATGGTGACTCTGGCCTGCATGGACACCTGGGTCTATGAGGGCACAGTGTTTTTGAGCACCACCATCTTTCTCGTGTTTCCCTTCATTGGTATTTCATGTTCCTATGGGTGGGTTCTCCTTGCTGCCTACTGCATGAAATCtgcagaagggaggaagaaagccTATTTGACCTGCAGCACCCACCTCACTGTAGTGACTTTCTTCTATGCACCTTCTATTTATACCTATCTACGTCCAAGATCCCTGAGATCTCCAACAGAGGACAAGGTTCTGGCTGTCTTCTACACCATCCTCACCCCAGTGCTCAACTGCATGATCTATAGCCTGAGAAACAAGGAGGTGATGGGGGCCCTGATACGAGTGAGTCAGAGAATCTGCTCTGGGAAAATGTAG